From one Luteolibacter sp. SL250 genomic stretch:
- a CDS encoding type II toxin-antitoxin system RelE/ParE family toxin codes for MPELHQVILSPEAEKNIEEAFVWIARSDETAAKNWYEGLMAAIMALSKFPLRYPLSPESRLGLVDVEVRQMLYGKNFWKYRVLYTVRGDHVWIAHIRHGARLRLGEETSNDE; via the coding sequence ATGCCTGAACTCCATCAGGTCATCCTCTCTCCCGAAGCGGAGAAGAATATCGAGGAAGCGTTCGTTTGGATTGCAAGGTCGGACGAGACTGCTGCCAAAAACTGGTATGAGGGTTTGATGGCCGCAATCATGGCACTCTCGAAATTTCCGCTGCGATATCCTCTTTCGCCTGAGAGTCGTCTCGGGCTGGTTGATGTGGAGGTGCGACAGATGCTCTATGGCAAAAATTTCTGGAAATATCGCGTCCTCTACACGGTTCGTGGGGATCACGTTTGGATCGCCCATATCCGCCACGGCGCGAGACTCCGCCTTGGCGAAGAAACTTCCAATGACGAGTGA
- the xerA gene encoding site-specific tyrosine recombinase/integron integrase, whose protein sequence is MSEADETDFLSFQGTEKSASPRTLANYREALAAYRTWRGVKFSGWRDASADDFRDYLFHLMKQDFKRSTIRLRFAALRSFYKYLVLRRGLGRSPVAEVQLPKPEKSLPVVLSVSQIDELLTLPLRVPPGKAAFTWMPMRDAAILELFYSSGLRISELISLDVSDIDFLGETVRVTGKGAKERIVPIGGPALAAIQRYRTEAAVISGPLFLSSHRKRITQQAIDLLLKKYLKLSSIPFRISPHKLRHSFATHLLDAGADLRSVQSLLGHSSLSTTQIYTHVTKERLKEAYDTAHPRA, encoded by the coding sequence ATGAGCGAAGCGGACGAAACGGATTTCCTGTCCTTCCAAGGGACGGAGAAGAGCGCTTCCCCCCGCACGCTTGCGAACTACCGGGAGGCGCTGGCCGCCTACCGCACGTGGCGTGGCGTGAAGTTCAGCGGCTGGCGGGATGCCTCGGCGGATGACTTCCGGGACTATCTGTTCCATCTGATGAAGCAGGACTTCAAGCGGTCCACCATCCGCCTGCGGTTCGCCGCGCTGCGCTCGTTCTACAAATACCTGGTACTCCGTCGCGGGCTCGGGCGCAGCCCGGTGGCGGAGGTGCAACTGCCGAAGCCGGAGAAATCCCTGCCGGTGGTGCTGAGTGTTTCCCAGATCGACGAGCTGCTCACCCTGCCGCTGCGGGTTCCGCCGGGAAAGGCGGCCTTTACCTGGATGCCGATGAGGGATGCGGCGATCCTGGAGCTGTTCTACTCCAGCGGACTGCGGATTTCCGAGCTGATCTCGCTGGATGTCAGTGACATCGACTTTCTCGGGGAAACCGTCCGGGTGACGGGCAAGGGTGCGAAGGAGCGCATCGTACCCATCGGCGGGCCGGCCCTGGCGGCCATCCAGCGCTACCGGACGGAGGCAGCGGTCATTTCCGGACCGTTGTTCCTGAGCAGCCACCGCAAGCGCATCACCCAACAGGCGATCGACCTGCTGCTGAAGAAGTACCTGAAACTCAGCTCCATCCCGTTCCGGATCTCCCCGCACAAGCTGCGCCATTCCTTCGCCACCCACCTGCTCGACGCGGGGGCTGACCTGCGCAGCGTCCAGTCCTTGCTGGGCCACTCCTCCCTGTCCACCACCCAGATCTACACCCACGTGACGAAGGAGCGGCTGAAGGAAGCCTACGATACCGCCCACCCCCGCGCATGA
- a CDS encoding SGNH/GDSL hydrolase family protein — protein MKFLLSLFLLLGACAPLVHQPRPMADARREVRDRLRGKVEPSILFIGNSYSFGVPVALKSLAAENGRSIRTGHSTHSGWTLARHAKHGPTLRKIRSGRWDIVVLQEYSLNPAKFSLLRDREMFPAVRALAAEARAAGAIPVLYQTWGRRDSFATMNPKVRDGYLAASRNAGGLLVVPAGDYWEREISAGRGDGLFQPDGSHPTRKGSRLTATAFYDAFFR, from the coding sequence ATGAAATTCCTGCTTTCCCTGTTCCTGCTTCTCGGGGCGTGTGCCCCCTTGGTCCACCAACCCCGCCCGATGGCGGATGCCCGCCGCGAGGTGCGTGACCGGCTGCGCGGAAAGGTGGAACCCTCCATCCTTTTCATCGGCAACAGCTACTCGTTCGGGGTGCCTGTGGCATTGAAATCGTTGGCTGCGGAGAACGGCCGCAGCATCCGCACCGGCCACTCCACCCACAGCGGCTGGACGCTGGCCCGTCATGCGAAACACGGGCCGACCCTGCGGAAAATCCGTAGCGGCCGGTGGGACATCGTGGTGCTGCAGGAATACAGCCTCAATCCGGCGAAGTTCAGCCTGTTGCGGGACCGCGAGATGTTCCCTGCGGTGCGGGCGCTGGCTGCGGAGGCTCGTGCCGCCGGGGCCATCCCGGTGCTTTACCAGACCTGGGGGCGGCGGGATTCCTTCGCCACCATGAACCCGAAGGTCCGCGACGGCTATCTGGCCGCCTCCCGGAATGCGGGCGGCCTCCTGGTCGTGCCAGCCGGGGACTACTGGGAGCGCGAGATTTCCGCAGGCCGTGGTGATGGCCTCTTCCAGCCGGATGGCAGCCACCCCACCCGGAAAGGCAGCCGGCTGACCGCCACCGCCTTTTACGACGCGTTCTTCCGTTAG
- a CDS encoding L,D-transpeptidase family protein, with protein sequence MSKARLFLQFSAAFGALLLASCATKVDPMTLDKKSDEYKNPYPEGTYDHFKARKDYPKTYDVWKNEELLSKTDASNSNIFIDLKGQRGHLKNGDEVVMDYPICSGIKSRPTPPGTYKILEKIVDKSSNRYGRILDAEGNTVNGDADAFNDPIPEGGKFVGASMRYWMRLTWDGVGHHIGPVKRYPASHACIRGPSKTMPLVYSKMKVGSTVVVE encoded by the coding sequence ATGAGCAAAGCACGTCTGTTCCTCCAATTTTCCGCCGCATTCGGTGCCCTGTTGCTGGCGAGCTGTGCCACGAAGGTCGATCCCATGACCCTCGACAAGAAGAGCGATGAATACAAAAATCCCTATCCCGAAGGGACGTACGACCACTTCAAGGCCCGGAAGGACTATCCGAAGACCTATGACGTCTGGAAGAACGAGGAACTGCTCTCGAAGACGGACGCTTCCAACTCCAACATCTTCATCGACCTGAAAGGCCAGCGCGGCCACCTCAAGAACGGGGATGAGGTCGTGATGGACTACCCGATCTGCTCCGGCATCAAGAGCCGCCCGACGCCTCCCGGCACCTACAAGATCCTCGAGAAGATCGTGGACAAGAGCTCCAACCGCTACGGCCGCATCCTGGATGCGGAAGGTAACACGGTGAACGGGGATGCGGACGCCTTCAACGACCCGATCCCCGAAGGCGGCAAGTTCGTCGGTGCGTCGATGCGCTACTGGATGCGCCTCACCTGGGATGGTGTCGGCCACCACATCGGTCCGGTGAAGCGCTACCCTGCTTCCCACGCCTGCATCCGCGGACCGAGCAAGACCATGCCCCTCGTCTATTCCAAGATGAAGGTGGGCAGCACGGTCGTCGTCGAGTGA